One window of the Polypterus senegalus isolate Bchr_013 chromosome 18, ASM1683550v1, whole genome shotgun sequence genome contains the following:
- the LOC120518875 gene encoding visinin-like, translated as MGNSKSGAISKEILEDLKMSTKYSEQELTQWYDMFRKQCPDGRISRAEFEKIYEKFFPNSDAKTYAQHVFRSFDANGDGTLDFREYIIALHLTSSGKTALKLEWAFSLFDVDRNGYISKNEVLEITKAIFKLIPEDDHDLLPDDENTPEKRADKLWGYFGKGENDKLAEGEFISGVMENDNALRLIQYEPMKK; from the exons ATGGGCAACTCCAAGAGTGGTGCCATCTCCAAGGAGATCCTGGAGGACCTGAAGATGTCCACCAAGTACAGCGAGCAGGAATTAACACAGTGGTACGACATGTTTCGGAAGCAGTGCCCAGATGGCCGCATTTCCAGGGCAGAGTTTGAAAAAATCTATGAGAAGTTCTTTCCCAACAGCGATGCCAAGACATACGCACAGCATGTGTTCCGCTCTTTTGATGCCAATGGAGACGGGACACTGGACTTTAGGGAGTACATAATCGCCCTGCACCTCACCTCTTCTGGGAAGACAGCCCTCAAGCTCGAATGGGCCTTCTCTCTGTTTGACGTCGATCGCAACGGGTACATCAGCAAGAATGAAGTGCTTGAGATTACCAAG GCCATATTCAAGCTGATCCCTGAAGATGACCATGATCTTCTGCCCGACGATGAGAATACGCCAGAAAAGCGTGCAGACAAACTCTGGGGATATTTTGGCAAAGGAGAAAATG ACAAGCTGGCTGAAGGGGAGTTTATTTCTGGGGTGATGGAAAACGACAATGCCCTCAGACTGATCCAGTACGAGCCAATGAAGAAGTGA